A genomic region of Christiangramia sp. OXR-203 contains the following coding sequences:
- a CDS encoding MutS-related protein: MKEPLAFYKDRKNKYEQDRKKLSGKLAVSSILRLLVFLALCAAIYFFYDQVQIVIPAVIGCVALFIFLISRHSGLKREKDKTEALISVNETEIHVLETGDFLNLPKGKEFDVEDHDFSRDIDLFGRKSFFQYLNRTALAEGASKLSSFLLSNDTARISEKQEAIKELANKADWRQEFSATATLVRTENSSKTILKWIANYKAFVPSVMRWLPLVFTTISVVVILAYYFSFIGFYQLLLWLLIGIMITAIYVGRINQLSSAIGKVQDTFQQYYQLLGFIEDEKFESVILHDLQTSIASEKRKASEILKEFSKGIDALDQRNNFLFGFLANGFMLWDLKQSYRLEKWILQHRTEVSNWFKAVENFDAYNSLGNFAFNHQQYSFPKISEVPDCIEAKELGHPLLKQTKRVDNDFRIESDQFFIITGANMAGKSTFLRTVALQIVMSNMGLPVCADSCTYTPIKLISSMRTSDSLGDDESYFFSELKRLKYIVDKIQTEKYFIILDEILKGTNSTDKAIGSKKFIERLVKSNSTGIIATHDLSLCETANQFEQVKNYYFDAEIENNELHFDYRFKKGICQNMNASFLLRKMQIVED, translated from the coding sequence ATGAAAGAACCTTTAGCTTTTTATAAGGATAGAAAGAACAAATACGAGCAGGATAGAAAGAAGTTATCAGGAAAACTGGCGGTTTCGAGTATCCTGAGATTACTGGTGTTTCTTGCTTTATGTGCCGCAATTTATTTTTTCTACGATCAGGTACAAATCGTTATTCCTGCGGTCATCGGCTGCGTGGCACTATTTATCTTCCTGATCTCAAGACATTCAGGTCTTAAACGCGAAAAGGATAAAACGGAAGCTTTGATCTCTGTAAACGAAACTGAGATCCACGTTCTCGAAACTGGAGATTTTCTGAATTTACCAAAGGGAAAGGAATTTGATGTTGAAGATCATGATTTTAGTCGTGATATCGATCTCTTCGGAAGAAAAAGCTTTTTTCAATATCTCAATAGAACTGCTTTAGCTGAAGGAGCCAGCAAACTTTCATCTTTTCTACTGAGTAATGACACTGCCCGAATTTCTGAAAAACAGGAAGCAATCAAAGAACTCGCTAACAAAGCCGACTGGCGACAGGAATTCAGTGCTACCGCTACACTGGTAAGAACCGAGAATTCTTCGAAGACCATTCTCAAATGGATTGCAAATTATAAAGCTTTTGTCCCTTCAGTAATGCGCTGGTTACCATTAGTTTTTACGACTATTTCTGTGGTAGTCATACTCGCCTATTATTTCAGTTTTATTGGATTTTACCAGTTGCTATTATGGTTGCTTATAGGCATCATGATCACCGCCATATACGTTGGCAGGATCAATCAATTATCCTCTGCAATCGGAAAGGTACAGGATACTTTTCAGCAATATTACCAGCTACTCGGCTTTATTGAAGACGAAAAATTTGAGTCGGTTATTCTCCATGATCTTCAAACTTCCATTGCTTCGGAAAAACGGAAAGCTTCAGAAATATTAAAGGAATTCAGTAAAGGAATTGATGCGCTGGATCAACGGAATAATTTTCTATTCGGATTTCTTGCGAATGGATTTATGCTTTGGGATCTAAAACAATCTTACCGACTGGAAAAATGGATACTTCAGCACCGAACTGAAGTTAGCAACTGGTTTAAAGCAGTAGAAAACTTCGATGCTTACAACAGCCTAGGTAATTTCGCATTTAATCATCAACAATATTCCTTTCCGAAGATCTCTGAAGTACCAGATTGCATAGAAGCAAAAGAACTAGGGCATCCACTTCTAAAGCAAACTAAACGTGTAGATAACGATTTCAGAATAGAAAGTGACCAGTTTTTTATCATTACCGGTGCGAATATGGCTGGAAAAAGTACATTTCTAAGAACGGTCGCGCTGCAAATCGTAATGTCGAACATGGGACTTCCGGTATGTGCCGATTCCTGTACCTACACACCTATCAAATTGATAAGCAGCATGCGTACCAGTGACTCGCTGGGTGACGATGAATCCTATTTCTTTTCTGAACTTAAAAGACTGAAATATATCGTCGATAAAATTCAGACAGAGAAATACTTTATCATTCTCGATGAGATCCTGAAAGGCACCAACAGTACAGATAAGGCGATTGGCTCAAAAAAATTCATTGAACGCCTGGTAAAATCCAATTCAACGGGGATCATTGCTACACACGATCTTAGTTTATGCGAAACTGCTAACCAGTTCGAGCAGGTAAAAAATTACTATTTTGATGCCGAAATCGAGAACAATGAACTTCATTTTGACTACCGCTTCAAAAAAGGAATTTGCCAGAATATGAATGCTTCGTTCTTACTTAGAAAAATGCAGATCGTGGAAGATTGA